The segment CTTTGGAGAAGGGAAAGTAGAGCACTTGAgaaagtgaaaaagaaaagaagtgaaaAGGTCCACAAGGCTAAGAGGTGGTTGCTTGTTGAGAAGGAAACAGAGTTCTTGGTTCTCACACACGTGCCGCTTTTAAGTTTGTTCTGTTGACTGAAAACTGCGCTCATGCAATTACATATCTAAGTAGTCTTTGCTGTATTCTCGCGCTGACTCTCAAGTAACATACAggcttgtttgttttgttatatgaaaagtgatttttaaaatttttttttaaaatttttatttattattagaaaaattggttaataaaaatacattatagttaatgaaaaatttagcttggtttttttaaaaatattttttttatttttaacaaaaaacacttttctgtaGAAGTTTTATAAATGtcttgttatttgttgattatctCACATTTAGttcttaatcttttaattactatatattttgttctattttttttagaaaagtattttttttttattttgggtggaAAGCTGTAGAAGTTTCATAAACGTcttgttatttattgattatctcaaatttaattcttaatcttttgattgctatatattttattttacttttttttttatttcatctcttagaattttatttaatttgatttttgtataaaccttgattcttattctttttattgttatttactctttttgtcatttttttaattgaatttttttatttatcagatttgGTCCGTATTCttcttattgctatttatttttatttgaaataatttgtgaaattgtattttttttaatttcatcatttttttatttgtcatatttggtcttcattattttaattgttatttattttatttgaaataatttaagaaattatatttttttttaatttcatcttccagCTTTTTTATCTGTAAAATttgatccttgtttttttaataaacttgaaaaaaaatattaataagttatttttcatgattcaatcaaatattggaaagttttttttaacttatttctCATGACATtgttaaacatcaaaaaataatttatttttttaaaaaaaaaaccattttttcaacaaataaacatGGTATAAATGTCATGATGAGTAAGCTATCTCTATCAGACTATATTCTTCAATGAAACTTTattgttgataaaataaataaataaataaataactagaTTTCATGTTAGTTTACAGTGAtttccaagcattttttttgttgagtttacagtaatttaactttttttttttgtgttttaaggtGTATTTTGATATggtcatattaaaatattatataatctaTATaagacataatattttatttataaaaaaaacttcataattCTAGTTATaactgatttgatttaattttttcatgactAATTTCTTGatgtaattattatcttttcatcgttaaaaatataaaacataatatgtattggtctcaataactataattaatatccaattttattagaatatcaattaaaaatatttaagaacaatACTTTAATGCAgtaaaaatttcataattataatcaatttataattttatttgtcaaatatttttattctaagaattttttttgttatcaaacataaataaataatatacttattgataataaatatattttttacataaatctCGTACAACCAAATGTTTAGCTGTATTACATATGCTCTAATACTATGTACCTAggaccttgttttttttttttttaatgaatgtcTCAAAGTCTCAGCAGGAAACCAATAGCTAAATTATGTCTTGTTGGTATCTTAGGCCCCACCATTGCTGAAACCCTCAGTCACCTCCGTTGAACGATAAAAGAAAACGAtgctaattttaattaaaatgggAAAATATATGCTCAATATCTCCAGTGGAATCTAAAGACCATTTGCTTTGGTCCACAAAGCGGTGCTTCGATGCACTGAGAGTAGAAAATGGAACCTTAGAGTGAGTTGAATAATTATGTCTTTGTCTCCCCTCAagtattcttcttttctttcctgtATTGTGGCCCCTTCCACTCTTTCCATATCACGCAATAGAAATTAGAAAGCCTGCCAGCAACACTTGAACAAGAttgggaaaaataaataagaggaaAATTCAAGAGGATTACAGTGATCACAGTATCCCACAACCTCCACTCTGAGAAATTCTTTGTGGCCTCATTCTGCGTAGCTGCCTGCCTGCCAGGAGGGAAAAAGATTTGATGACGGCGGACTGCACTTGCGATGGTGGTAATGGAAAATCTAGGAGAATTGTTGGCTACTGATATTTACTTTGGACAGACGTAGGCATACATGCAAGTGATTAATGGGGGAAAGGAGTTCCCATGCTACACACTCACCCCAACTGCACCAGTTTTGAACAATAGTAAAAGCATTGATTACTTTAATGAACTCTCCAACCAATTCCATCCACTTAGTCAACAAACCATTATCTcccagagaaaaagaaaaaaaaaaaaaagatggtaccaaagaaaagaaaaggcgatgaacaagaaaaagaagagaaaaagaaagaattccCATCAACACTCTTTCCTTTGCTTTCCATGTAAGCCTCTTTCCCTGCTTTTCCAACCTCACTCTTCTGTGGTATCCGAAATTTTAATCTCTTGAACTCTCTCTGTGCTTGCTGTTCTGTCTTCTCCTATCCTAGATAATACAACATCAGTTCGTAATATCTTGCTCATATGCAtctcatcatcattaataagaAACACTCCAGCCATCCTTTCCAAATACACTTCTAAGGTAATCTCTCTTTTatctttcatcttcttcttcttcttttcgcAGCAAATCAACATCATtggttttatgaaattattttcaaaccaattcttaccaaaaaaattttgtttcactGTTTCTTCCACCAAGTTGCGAagaaggttttattttttttcaggctCTTCTGTTTAAAGGTCCAACACAAATATGGTCCAAATGATTTTCTTCTCGCATTTCTagcataatactaggtggtagAATGTATGCATCATGTCAGAAATGCTAATAGTTTAGAGTCATATAGTTTGTAAAGCTTGCCATGGCATCTCTAGACGCCCCCCAAACTTGGATTCCACACGTGAACATTAAAGACTGTTCTCAAGGATTTTGTAGCTTATACTGCCCACAATGGTGTTACATCATCTCCCCTCCTCCGCCTCCCTTCGAGTTCCCTGATGACGATTCGAGTCcaattttttctcctcttgTCATTGCCATTATAGGCATACTGGCCAGTGCTTTCCTTCTAGTATGTTACTACACCATCATATCTAAATATTGTGGAAACGATTATTCGGCAAGGAGAAGGGATCAAAATCATGGACAAAATGAGGAATTTGAGGACGATCACAACTCATCTCTCCACGAGCCTTGGCATGCTGCAACAACTGGCGTTGATGAGGCTCTTATAAGGTCCATCACAGTTTGCAAGTACAAAAAGGGAGATGGTTTGATTGAAGGGACAGATTGCCCAGTTTGTCTAAGTGAGTTTGAAGAAGATGAGAGCATAAGGCTTTTGCCAAAGTGTAGCCATGCTTTCCATGTCCCTTGCATTGATACATGGCTTCGCTCTCACTCGAATTGCCCACTATGTCGTGCCAACATAGTCTTCTTTAGTGCTTCCCTGCCTCAATTGCCTCCTCCAGTGACAGAAACTCCTCAAGGCAATGAATCTTTGCAAGAAAGCCAACGAGCTAATGAGAATGTGTCGGTTACACAAGACACAGAAAGGGTTGCTAGAGATGAGCAAGCGACACAGAATCTTGCAGGGGCTCCAAAGACTCCGTCACGAGTGTTTAGTGATTCGGGTAACTTGGAAGAGAGAGATATCATAATTGAGATGCGAGATATTGATAGATATCAACGCCTTAGGAGATCATTTTCAATGGATCATCCATGTCAAAGCCACACTTCCATCGCTGAAATTATTCGGATGAATCAGGATGAAGTTGTTCCAGTAGAAGACTGTTCGGGAGACGTTGGATCATCGAAACATTCAGCAGAAATCAGCAAATGCGTGTCTAGCAGCAGCAGAAGAGTCTTGAATTGTGTACTCAATCCTGTTACCATGAAGAGATCATTTTCTAGTGGAAGATTCTTTCTCACTGGGCATGGAAGAATGCGTGACACCATAAGTCTTGTTTAAACAGAAactctgttttgtttttccattgatGGTTATATTTTCCATTAATCAATGTTATGATAAAGTTCTGTAAGCGTGAGAATTGTGTTCCAATGTATAAAATTGACGAGGGACATATCTATATGTCTTGCAAATCTTGTTTGTTCTCTATGTTCATTGGTTTGCTAACAGCTACGATGCAACCAGTTCCCATTTTTCCCTGTTTTTAACTCGTTGCTCGAAGCTCAATTATGCTAAATCTGCCATTGAAAGGATGGTTTGGATAATGGGGAGTGAGATATCGGCATGCAGTATCAACTAGATCATGCAGTATTTAgataaattaatagaaaaaatgcaTAAGCTTTAAATCCgttaattcaaaagaaatttgtCTATAAACTTATGCTCAGAACATCAGTACTTCCACAAATCTCCATTCACGCACCCGAAATCTATGAACTCCACCTCAAGTCTTGAAAAAAGATAGTTATCTTTACGATGATTTTCTCAAGTTCTCTCAACATAGCCAAATTAACTGAAACACTAACCATCTTTATATGTAAGATCTTGATGTAGATAAACTAATACTAGcctggaaagaaaaattaaaatgccgTGGCATTTTTCTCTCCCAAATCGGTAAATGATGgtgaaagaagagagaagataGGGATGGGAGGCTGGCCTCAGCGGATCAAGGCCCGCTAGACATTATTACCTCGGTGCCTTTAATTATAGTGTTGACGAAAGGTGGCTGCAGAAGTCAAAAAACACTTGAACAGTTTCACATGAAATTAACTAGTGAATCAGCTTAGCAGTGTGGAATATTTtgacaaaggataaaaataaaatgccatGCTTTAGAACAAAGGAAGCCAACTTTCATTTCCCTCTGGTCTTGGTTCCATGTGCCTAATGCATAAACCTTAGAATTAGAACAATGAAACTAGATTTCGAAGTGAGATTTGGGAGGAGGAGTTTGAGGTTGGAGTATGTTATCCCTCTACTAtaattgtgattaaaaaaaaaggctccaAAAAATTTGGGAGCCTTGgatcatgattttaatatttaatgacTCGTGTAcgtttaaaggttttttttttttttacccttaaCGTTTAGtgtcatgaatttaaaattcaagTGGGATAAAAAGGAtagaagggaaaaagaaaaagaaaaaaagaaaaaaaagaaggaaaggggAAACCATGCTCATAAATGGACATGCCAGGCTGGGGTATGGTTCTGAATGGGTCACTGGGAATGAGATGGTATGTCTATCAATAAAACCGCAActggtttatttttgttattgggGGCCCAATGGGCTCATTCGGTCCTATATAAATGGGCTACACTGTAATCTGTCTCAAGGGCTTTACTGTCGATGGAGTTTTCTTTCTATTACTGCATATGAAAATTGGAAAAGCTGCGGCGGTGTGGACCTTATATTAGTTAGAACATGTATTCTTTCTTCCCCTTTTAAATCAGTGTTATCTAACCGGGCCCATATAATGAGTTGGCTTGCAGCCTAACTTGTGTTAAGTTTAAAAGGATAAATTCAGTTGACCCATCTAACCCAATTTTCAGTTGACCCATCtcgttgtgtgtgtgtgtgtgtgtgagagagagagagagagagtttttcgttaaaaaaaatgaattgactTATGAgtgaatttttcatttatttaatctctttataatttatatctcAGTCTGATAATTATATTTAtcgaaaaataatataaaaatatttgttaaattatctagcatcataaaatttttaaattaatataattttttaatatggtattaAAGATTTTCTAATCAATCAGGTAAGTAGAAGCTATAATATctcttattaaattaataaatccaTGCAAGtttgaaacaaaaacatttcggatagagttttttttttctttttgacaaGATCATACAGAGAGATAGctccattttgtttttgctttcaaaGGACTACTTGATAAggtatcttttctatttttctattaatgAAATTAGAGTTATTCAGCTGCAATCTACttcaatagaaaaagaaaaaacctacgAATACTCAATTGTTAGAAAAACTTGCATGTGTAGGTATTCGTGTATATGGTGTTAGCGATTGGTTTGCTTTGATTGGAATATCAagtaattttgtaaattaatttaaaaaatatataattatcataattaacgAGCTAGGGAATAGGAAAACAAATAcacaagaaacaaacaaaacaaaattgctCAGATGGTATATTTACAGAATAAAACTATCAACTTCAAGGGTAATATTTGTTGAAACTAGAGCTGCCAGAAAGCCGAAGGTAATGCAAGAATTGGCAAAACCAATTAAATGCTATCCATATTAGGGCAAACTCCTGATATAAATCTCAAGAACTTAACTTATCTGCTATCTAGTAAAGAGTCTTGCGATTGATCATGAAGATTACACAGGGCAGAAAATTGGACCACGTTCGTGACGGTACCTAAGTGATAAGATcccatttctctcttttctctatgAATCATACGTTAGGGTCAGCCATGTCTCTGTCTTGCTACACTAGAAGACATGTGTTTTAATTAGAATTCAGATTTATCCTCAGCAAAGAACAAAAATGGGAGCTAAGAATCAATGAATAAGGTAAAATGCATCGATCCCACAAAAACTTTTTACTTCTCAGGTCTGAACTACAAAAACTCATCACCTTTTCCAAGACCCACCACCACCTTGTGCAATGTCAACCTTCCATTCTTTTTACGAAGAAAGAAAAAGCCCTAGATAGACCCAAAAATGGATGTGGTTTGTGCGCGTTTGTGGTGATAACGTTCTTAGTTAATTATTAAGGGCTTATTTACATGATGAAgcatctaattaattataaatggattttaaaaaaaaattctatgatGACTTTGATCTGGGATCACCATTTGCAAGATTTAGTTCATTATCAATATTAGCGTAATTATGTAATTTATGCTGTCATGCTTGACAGTTTCCATCTCTAGCAACTTCATAATTAAGGAGAACCATTGCTCTTGAACAAAAGGGTTATCTTTGCGTTGTTACCCCATGAATGCGTACAATTTTCGTCCTCTTGCATGATTTTGCTCACATAGCAAGGCGGCATTGACgcctataaataattattagtaATCTAGAGAGCTAAccaataaacatttttttgctGCTATCATATTATGTTTCATTGAGGGCACTCGAGAGGATaataatcttttcttttcccgCTAACATTGAAGCTGGTCATTCGATCACCCAAGTATAAGTAGAAGATTAATTAATGAGAATCACAAGATCATGGCAATTCATGATAAGAAGATAAAAAGGAAGGCAGCAAGATGAAACCTATATATATCTAGCTTAACCGATCCTGTAGTGCATGGTTTTCTAAAAGGCATTGTTGGAGAGGTCACAAATAGGCCTCATAATTACTTGATATTGTCAGACATCCAAAAAATCTTGTGTTTTTCTGTTCTTGGTAAAAGGTAAAAGCCATGCAAATTAGGTTAATCTAGCGCAATCTAATGGAAGAATTGAGTACCCTGGCCAATCAGGTATAGATCGAGATCTCACATGCAAATCCAGAGAATCAGGTTAAAAGAAAGAGGTTGTACAAAGAACCAAAAAGGTTAAGAGAAGAAATGCACTCTTATCCATATAGTTCACATTTAATTTTCAGTACTCTTTGAAACAGATACCTTCGCATGCCTGATCCTTACCATCATGGCCAGGCTGCCCAAATCCCATTGTAGCCCCCATCGTCCCATTTCTTTTCTGTTTGAAAACACCATTATTACAACTTAAAAATTACAGGTCAACAGTTATGTCCAGGAGGAACCAAACACAACTACactaaaaacactttgaaagaCCGAAGAAAGAAGACCAGAAACTTCGTTGCAATAGGGAAAAGAAGGTGGCATTATGGTGATTTTGTTCCAAAACAATAGGCATTTTGGATAGATGATGACTTGATCAACATAGGGAAGCTTCTTGCTCAATTATTCTAAGCATGTGGTGGACTGCTCCTGCTAAGTCATCTACTGATGTAAGTTGGCATCCTTCTTCGAGCTGCATTAAGAATGTTCCAAATTTAGTCGAGAGCTGATTCATTTTGGTAGAACAGACAAAGAGACATGCATTTCTAAACTTAGGAAACCCCGAAAATACTTGAAAGTATCCTCAACCTGCCCATTCTACCCCATACGACAATAATTGAAGACCATTGCTTATGAAATGGCTACAGATTTCCTCGCCATCAATTTCATTACTGCGGGGTCATTTGCTATATAGTTCATGCTTACAGAATGAAATACACAACCCATCAATGATCAATGTAACAtgttcaataatatttaatcaatgGAAGTGACTGCATTTTTCTGAACATGATATAAAATCTCCTTTGAATAAAAATGCTATATACTGATAGCGATGGCACCCAAAGGgacaaaaagaatatattagtAGGACTcgaattttcttattcttttatgcATGGGCCCAGAAATAAAGTGAAGAAAGACTTAATTAATGCGCAAAATTGTGCAAACAATAGTACAAGTTATTTTGACTGTACATACCTTGGCACTGATTGAGTAGAGAACCAATGGGTCCATGGTGGTCACATTGATGTGGAGGACAGTGAGGTAAAGCGTGTGAAATCCAGAAACTAACTTTGAAAGTTGTCTAGGGCTTCTTCTTGAGAGAATTCGTAGATTTGCATGAGTTTCAATCAAAGTGGCCTCAATATCGGCTATGGATGCCGCAGTCTTTGACGTAAACTTGCTAGGAATTTGAGACCAAGTGTACTGAGGGGACACAAAAAATTGGGAAAAGGGTTGCTGTGGAAACTCTGAGGTTGTAGTGGCATTTTCAGTGCTGTAATTAGGTCCTGTTAATCCCTGCTTTAGTTTGAGCTTCTTAGCTTCAAGGGATTGTAGAAGGTGCTCCATCTCCTTCACGAACTCAATGGCACCACCCACTATAGAAGCCTGGTCACCCTGCACTTTAAGAAAGATTTTAACAAACGTGATGAGTACATGCATGCAGGTAAGCAaggaaaattatataatttactcagataattaaaattttaaccttGAATATCAAATAAATCCAGATTAATCACCAGCAGCACCACGGATGAACACTTGCTCTAGAGTCTCTATAATATTGCTTTTTTCtcacttgaaaataaaagaattatgtaagaaaaaaaagagcaaaatgcCGTTGTGGAGCCAGTATTTTCAGATACACGTGACTGGGTTCTGAGTGCTGCTTTACGGTCTCTTT is part of the Populus nigra chromosome 8, ddPopNigr1.1, whole genome shotgun sequence genome and harbors:
- the LOC133700929 gene encoding E3 ubiquitin-protein ligase Os04g0590900-like, which gives rise to MASLDAPQTWIPHVNIKDCSQGFCSLYCPQWCYIISPPPPPFEFPDDDSSPIFSPLVIAIIGILASAFLLVCYYTIISKYCGNDYSARRRDQNHGQNEEFEDDHNSSLHEPWHAATTGVDEALIRSITVCKYKKGDGLIEGTDCPVCLSEFEEDESIRLLPKCSHAFHVPCIDTWLRSHSNCPLCRANIVFFSASLPQLPPPVTETPQGNESLQESQRANENVSVTQDTERVARDEQATQNLAGAPKTPSRVFSDSGNLEERDIIIEMRDIDRYQRLRRSFSMDHPCQSHTSIAEIIRMNQDEVVPVEDCSGDVGSSKHSAEISKCVSSSSRRVLNCVLNPVTMKRSFSSGRFFLTGHGRMRDTISLV
- the LOC133700903 gene encoding transcription factor bHLH71-like; protein product: MALQALSSNEFLNFILYDTISATPCSSHASLETTSLLLENLKPQDHGVSVNSSSLMTGQRCSMGREAVNRRHNLLAVQGKKKRRRKPRVCKNREDAETQRMTHIAVERNRRKLMNEHLAVLRSLMPESYVQRGDQASIVGGAIEFVKEMEHLLQSLEAKKLKLKQGLTGPNYSTENATTTSEFPQQPFSQFFVSPQYTWSQIPSKFTSKTAASIADIEATLIETHANLRILSRRSPRQLSKLVSGFHTLYLTVLHINVTTMDPLVLYSISAKLEEGCQLTSVDDLAGAVHHMLRIIEQEASLC